A single genomic interval of Aureliella helgolandensis harbors:
- a CDS encoding sugar transferase: MLKRLLDIVVSGAILLVLALPLTIIIVILKLTGEHEAFYFQDRIGFLGKIIQVTKFATMVKDSPNLGTQDITLRNDPRVLPVGKFLRKTKLNEVPQFWDVFVGKLSLVGWRPLMPKGFADYPQHVQQEIVKVKPGLTGIGSLVFRDEEAIIARAETEGRDLRACYREDIMPYKGALEVWYVAHQGLWTDLKILVGTAVAVLKPGWTGYAKWLPNLPQPESSIIREYLGLNSTEQL; encoded by the coding sequence ATGTTGAAACGACTGTTAGACATCGTCGTCTCTGGGGCGATTTTGCTAGTACTGGCATTGCCGCTGACGATCATCATTGTGATTTTAAAATTGACCGGCGAGCATGAGGCATTCTATTTCCAGGACCGAATCGGATTTCTGGGTAAGATCATCCAAGTCACTAAATTTGCGACGATGGTTAAGGACAGCCCCAATCTTGGTACCCAAGACATTACCCTCCGCAACGATCCGCGCGTTCTACCGGTTGGCAAATTCTTGCGAAAAACTAAACTCAACGAGGTTCCTCAGTTCTGGGATGTGTTCGTAGGCAAGCTCTCGTTGGTAGGCTGGCGGCCCCTAATGCCTAAGGGGTTTGCAGACTATCCACAACATGTGCAACAAGAGATCGTGAAAGTGAAGCCAGGGCTGACCGGGATAGGTTCGCTCGTCTTCCGCGATGAAGAAGCCATCATTGCCCGGGCTGAGACCGAAGGACGCGACCTGCGTGCCTGTTATCGCGAGGACATCATGCCGTACAAAGGCGCGTTGGAAGTCTGGTATGTTGCGCACCAGGGACTATGGACCGATCTGAAGATCTTAGTCGGAACGGCGGTAGCTGTGCTAAAACCGGGCTGGACCGGTTACGCCAAGTGGCTGCCCAACCTTCCTCAGCCCGAATCGTCGATAATCCGCGAATACCTGGGGTTGAACTCCACCGAACAGCTATGA
- a CDS encoding GDP-mannose 4,6-dehydratase, translated as MKRAVITGITGQDGSYLTELLLAKDYEVHGIVRRSSSLTRSRIDHLTRDSQVYGERLHLHYADLDDATTIRRILQKVTPQEVYHLAGQTHVAVSFEVPESTCQFAAMGTLGLLEILRDCDPIPKFLHISSSEIFGSPKESPQNESTPHRPITPYGVAKSFATDMVRVYRDSFELFACNAICFNHESPRRGESFVTRKITNAAARIKLGLDDRLRLGSLEAQRDWGYAPDFVEAFWQMLQADEPLDLVLATGQTHQVRDWLDIAFRHVGLDWNDYVELDERYLRKADPQRLVGDSSLAHERIGWKPRISFSLMVQLMVDAELQLLDDHRRQ; from the coding sequence TTGAAACGAGCGGTAATCACTGGAATCACAGGCCAAGATGGTAGCTATCTCACAGAGCTACTACTTGCCAAGGACTATGAGGTGCATGGAATCGTACGCCGCAGCAGCAGTCTTACTCGCTCGCGCATCGACCACTTAACTCGCGACTCGCAGGTCTACGGGGAACGCTTGCATCTTCATTATGCAGACTTGGATGACGCGACAACCATCCGGCGCATTCTTCAGAAGGTCACACCACAAGAGGTCTACCATTTAGCAGGCCAGACTCATGTGGCCGTCAGCTTCGAAGTCCCCGAGTCCACTTGTCAATTTGCAGCCATGGGGACGCTGGGATTGTTGGAGATCCTGCGTGACTGTGACCCCATCCCGAAGTTCTTACATATCAGCAGTAGTGAGATCTTCGGTTCCCCCAAAGAGAGCCCGCAAAATGAATCCACGCCGCACCGGCCGATAACGCCTTACGGTGTTGCCAAATCCTTCGCGACCGATATGGTCCGAGTCTACCGAGACAGTTTTGAACTCTTTGCCTGCAATGCAATCTGTTTCAACCACGAATCGCCACGTCGAGGCGAGTCTTTCGTAACACGGAAGATCACCAATGCCGCGGCTAGAATCAAGCTGGGTTTAGACGATCGATTGCGACTTGGCAGCTTGGAAGCACAGCGAGATTGGGGATATGCCCCCGACTTCGTTGAAGCTTTTTGGCAAATGTTGCAGGCAGACGAACCGCTCGACCTCGTGCTCGCCACCGGACAAACCCATCAAGTTCGGGATTGGCTGGATATTGCGTTTAGGCACGTTGGACTCGATTGGAACGATTATGTTGAGTTGGACGAACGCTACCTGCGAAAAGCCGACCCACAACGATTGGTTGGTGATTCCAGTTTGGCACACGAGCGAATAGGCTGGAAGCCACGAATCAGCTTTTCCCTAATGGTCCAACTTATGGTGGACGCGGAATTGCAGTTACTCGACGATCATCGCAGACAGTGA
- a CDS encoding UDP-N-acetylglucosamine 4,6-dehydratase: protein MNTDSLLNMIGRHEPLFEQDVVQHASTMNDEIANSRFLVVGGAGSIGSAVVRELFARNPRALHVIDTSENNLAELVRDLRASLGYIEGDFHAYCFDVLGSEFDAFSQQALAQGTPYDYVLNFSALKHVRSEKDPFTLMRLIDVNIFLTTKLLEFAKAGGAKKFFCVSTDKAANPVNMMGGSKRIMEMFLLGEASPTAVSTARFANVAFSDGSLPFAWTERIQKRQPISAPNDIRRYFVTGQEGAHLCLFSILQGADREIYFPKLSPRLHLITFADMAQRYLESLGYEPFICSTEDEARSRVDELSQQRKWPCYFFTTDTTGEKDFEEFYTSAEEVDWERYAEMGVVRNDAFSSPEQLREFVAKIQHLREARSWTKTDLLDAFAELLPNFAHKETGKNLDNRM from the coding sequence ATGAATACCGACTCCTTGTTAAATATGATTGGTCGCCATGAACCGCTCTTCGAACAAGATGTGGTTCAACATGCAAGCACCATGAATGACGAGATCGCCAACAGTCGATTTCTGGTGGTTGGTGGAGCGGGTTCCATCGGCAGCGCCGTTGTCCGAGAGCTTTTCGCCCGCAATCCTCGGGCATTGCACGTGATCGATACTTCCGAGAACAACTTGGCCGAGTTGGTTCGCGATCTGCGAGCTTCGTTAGGTTACATCGAAGGTGACTTTCACGCCTATTGCTTTGACGTATTGGGCTCAGAATTCGATGCATTTTCGCAACAAGCCTTGGCTCAAGGAACACCTTACGACTATGTCTTAAATTTCTCGGCGCTCAAGCACGTGCGCAGTGAGAAAGACCCCTTCACGTTGATGCGTCTCATTGATGTCAACATCTTTCTGACTACCAAGCTGCTGGAGTTTGCAAAAGCGGGAGGCGCCAAAAAGTTCTTCTGCGTGTCGACTGATAAGGCAGCGAATCCAGTCAACATGATGGGAGGCTCCAAGCGGATCATGGAGATGTTCCTCTTAGGCGAAGCCAGTCCAACGGCCGTTTCCACTGCCCGGTTTGCCAACGTGGCGTTCTCAGATGGCTCTCTGCCGTTTGCTTGGACGGAACGTATCCAGAAACGTCAACCCATTTCCGCTCCCAACGATATCCGTCGCTATTTTGTGACAGGTCAGGAAGGAGCCCATCTTTGCCTATTCTCTATCCTGCAAGGCGCAGATCGCGAAATCTACTTCCCAAAATTGAGCCCTCGACTGCATCTCATTACCTTCGCGGACATGGCGCAGAGGTATTTGGAATCCCTGGGCTACGAACCGTTCATCTGCTCCACCGAAGATGAAGCGCGCAGCCGGGTCGATGAATTGAGTCAACAACGCAAGTGGCCGTGCTACTTCTTCACCACCGATACAACGGGTGAAAAGGACTTTGAAGAGTTCTACACCTCTGCCGAAGAAGTGGACTGGGAACGCTATGCCGAGATGGGAGTTGTCCGTAACGATGCCTTCTCTAGCCCGGAACAATTGCGAGAATTTGTGGCCAAGATTCAGCATTTGCGAGAGGCGAGGAGCTGGACCAAAACCGACCTGCTAGACGCGTTTGCAGAATTGTTACCCAATTTTGCTCATAAAGAAACTGGCAAAAACCTCGACAATCGGATGTAA
- the xrtU gene encoding exosortase U: MNTLEKTRSSPAANRWWDEFGPVVPLVAVLSALPYVLVYGANLWRLPHYQFFPVLVVAIAYLIWKRRSGRLVLSWNGRAVQLVLLVGGVFGLLCATIFASPWMGYFGFAMCFASWLAGQRDGNTPRSLLYLAIPVALIWQPPYNTLLTADTILIQQLQAHSARLSSQWLDLLGYAHHQPGTVLEFAGRSFGVAEACSGIQSFFAVLCFGALLVAFFRRGPIHTILLLATSPCWALLMNTIRITAIPVAFAIFEVDLSHGLLHDLLGFGTMALALGLLVSTDELLVKLTESLQPYCGTWWGDAADRRSDAPQTHTQQGPGEVPPSSSSQGELVSSSSLPLNAGETVYPPYFKPANLILLAPMMVFFAFCFGIQTYDVSQSWGQQKKVIDFFRDEPLIEMSFRDAPENLLGWPQRDYVRENRERGNDDLGQRSDLWYYAAPFGTVSISFDQMFPGWHELTRCYRSAGWEMTHRLLLDESQAGNWPIVMAEFKRGGEFGYLLFSLVDRSGKPVKAPGQWNKWTSLQERLTNRLTPAVRGALFGIAAYQVQIFIPSVQPLPEDARNASLERFLAIREILWEAAEARIP, from the coding sequence ATGAACACCCTGGAGAAAACTCGTTCGTCTCCCGCCGCAAATCGCTGGTGGGATGAATTCGGGCCGGTGGTACCGCTGGTGGCTGTACTTTCCGCCTTGCCCTATGTTTTGGTCTATGGCGCGAACCTCTGGCGTCTACCGCACTATCAGTTCTTTCCAGTGTTGGTCGTTGCGATCGCCTATCTCATTTGGAAGAGGCGTTCGGGACGTCTGGTTCTAAGTTGGAATGGGCGGGCCGTCCAACTCGTGCTCCTGGTGGGCGGAGTCTTTGGACTTCTCTGTGCGACGATATTTGCCTCTCCGTGGATGGGCTATTTCGGCTTTGCAATGTGCTTTGCCAGCTGGCTGGCCGGACAACGCGATGGCAACACTCCACGCAGCCTGCTCTACCTGGCAATCCCAGTGGCTTTGATCTGGCAACCGCCGTACAACACGCTGCTCACGGCGGATACGATACTCATCCAACAATTGCAAGCGCACAGTGCCAGGCTTTCTTCACAGTGGTTGGATCTACTGGGCTATGCACATCATCAGCCAGGAACGGTCCTTGAGTTTGCCGGTCGCAGTTTTGGCGTAGCAGAGGCATGTAGCGGAATTCAGTCGTTCTTCGCGGTCCTCTGTTTTGGCGCTTTGCTGGTTGCATTCTTCCGACGCGGCCCCATTCATACCATACTCCTGCTTGCCACGAGTCCGTGTTGGGCATTGCTGATGAACACGATTCGCATAACGGCAATTCCCGTCGCCTTTGCCATATTCGAAGTGGATCTTTCGCATGGACTGCTGCACGACCTGCTGGGCTTCGGCACGATGGCATTGGCACTGGGGCTGCTAGTGAGCACCGATGAACTGCTCGTCAAGTTGACAGAGAGTCTCCAGCCGTATTGTGGAACATGGTGGGGAGACGCAGCTGATCGGCGAAGTGACGCCCCTCAAACACACACCCAGCAAGGACCGGGGGAAGTCCCCCCGTCGTCCAGCAGTCAAGGTGAACTCGTCAGCTCAAGTTCACTCCCCCTCAACGCTGGAGAGACCGTCTACCCACCGTATTTCAAGCCAGCCAACTTGATCTTGCTTGCGCCGATGATGGTATTTTTTGCATTCTGTTTTGGCATCCAAACCTACGACGTCTCCCAGTCTTGGGGCCAGCAGAAGAAGGTGATTGACTTCTTCCGCGATGAGCCATTGATTGAAATGTCATTTCGTGATGCACCTGAAAATTTGCTTGGTTGGCCACAGCGCGATTATGTACGCGAGAACCGCGAACGCGGAAACGATGATTTGGGTCAGCGCAGCGATTTATGGTACTACGCCGCACCTTTCGGCACCGTATCAATCTCGTTTGACCAAATGTTTCCCGGTTGGCACGAATTGACGCGTTGCTACCGTTCGGCTGGCTGGGAAATGACACACCGCTTGTTGCTCGATGAATCTCAAGCGGGAAATTGGCCCATTGTCATGGCTGAGTTTAAACGCGGTGGAGAATTCGGCTACTTATTGTTCTCTTTGGTGGATCGTTCTGGAAAACCGGTCAAAGCACCCGGGCAATGGAATAAGTGGACGAGCCTGCAAGAACGCTTGACGAACCGCCTAACTCCCGCAGTCCGCGGGGCTTTGTTTGGGATCGCCGCCTACCAAGTTCAGATCTTTATCCCCTCAGTGCAACCGTTGCCAGAGGACGCGCGCAACGCATCTCTGGAACGCTTTCTTGCGATCCGTGAAATCCTCTGGGAGGCAGCCGAAGCGCGAATCCCATGA
- a CDS encoding archaeosortase/exosortase family protein: MQNETIEETTESTAAIAPISAAAGPLRVLVDWLALLTCLVLLPMLGLFASDLWQRTDFRFFPIAILAFLFFALRKFRLVPVEHRWRSYWSLGILVASSLAGLVSALAVSPWLAGLAVTGMCIGWGLARLGDSRWHEIVGWTLPLWVLLALPVSDAADVSQLLESSTASSASVVLDALSIPQLAIGNLLQLRSTSLPASLVCRGLGSIYLLLLCTTLLSMLLRRSLWIGGLTVLSLPLWAWFSAVAHLVLAAYLLESDGPNLLFGARGLAVQAGFLVVTVLLIWAFQITLKNLFAPFQAYSAGQHGLHSFYSRVVSWPTQEESERPGKGKETAPTADTISNSRDRRIELIGISTLLVLAVATGILANYEVFGRSAGKRMEPLQITTEAMQSHFSLESLPANLQGMQRLEFNNFERKSTHFSRNFGAKWIYVVDQQRAEIVVELPMRGFYPLESDSLTVVSRFAEPRQSFEATIEGFGTVLLDDVIVLDDLTGRSYVGYATLTLNEFPPFRTAVTTGSRSLQSLVDCVKLQPTIIAVRLLVEGTDRTSEEERATYRQILLEVCETLRPSLEQLNPR; encoded by the coding sequence ATGCAAAACGAAACTATCGAAGAAACCACGGAATCCACTGCAGCTATTGCACCGATCAGTGCGGCCGCCGGGCCCCTGCGCGTCCTAGTGGATTGGTTAGCTCTGCTTACCTGCTTGGTCCTGCTCCCGATGCTCGGATTGTTTGCCAGCGATCTATGGCAGCGGACCGACTTTCGCTTTTTTCCGATTGCGATACTAGCATTCCTGTTTTTCGCTTTGCGTAAATTCCGCTTGGTACCTGTGGAACATCGCTGGCGTTCTTACTGGTCGCTGGGGATTCTAGTTGCCTCATCGTTGGCCGGGCTCGTCTCTGCACTTGCCGTTTCCCCTTGGTTAGCCGGCCTCGCGGTAACCGGTATGTGCATAGGTTGGGGCCTAGCGCGATTAGGCGACAGTCGCTGGCATGAGATCGTTGGGTGGACGCTGCCACTCTGGGTCCTACTAGCATTACCCGTCAGCGATGCTGCGGACGTTTCGCAACTGTTGGAATCCAGTACTGCCTCATCGGCGAGCGTTGTTCTGGACGCTCTCAGCATCCCTCAGCTAGCCATTGGAAATCTCCTACAACTTCGCAGCACCAGTTTGCCAGCCAGCTTGGTTTGCCGTGGCTTGGGAAGCATCTACTTGTTGCTGCTATGCACCACACTTCTGTCAATGTTACTGCGACGCAGTTTATGGATTGGAGGCCTGACGGTCCTGTCCCTACCTCTGTGGGCATGGTTCTCTGCAGTTGCACACTTGGTATTGGCCGCCTATCTGCTTGAAAGCGATGGACCGAATTTACTGTTTGGCGCCCGCGGGCTGGCAGTTCAAGCAGGATTCCTCGTTGTTACCGTGCTCTTGATCTGGGCGTTTCAAATCACACTGAAAAATCTCTTTGCCCCCTTTCAAGCTTATTCGGCAGGACAGCATGGATTGCACTCCTTCTACAGCAGGGTCGTCTCATGGCCTACCCAAGAAGAGTCGGAACGACCCGGTAAAGGTAAGGAAACCGCTCCCACCGCCGACACCATTAGCAACTCACGAGATCGCCGCATAGAGTTGATTGGCATTTCAACACTACTAGTCCTCGCGGTCGCCACTGGAATTCTTGCCAACTACGAAGTTTTCGGGCGCAGTGCTGGGAAACGCATGGAACCATTGCAAATCACGACAGAGGCAATGCAAAGCCATTTTTCCCTCGAGAGCCTGCCCGCGAACTTGCAGGGCATGCAGCGATTGGAGTTCAATAACTTTGAGCGGAAATCGACTCACTTCTCCCGAAACTTTGGCGCCAAGTGGATCTACGTCGTCGACCAACAACGCGCTGAAATTGTAGTGGAACTGCCCATGCGAGGCTTCTACCCCTTAGAGAGCGATTCGTTGACCGTCGTCAGCCGCTTTGCGGAGCCCCGTCAATCCTTCGAGGCGACCATTGAGGGGTTCGGTACTGTCTTGCTCGATGACGTCATCGTCCTGGACGATCTTACCGGTCGGTCCTACGTCGGTTATGCAACGCTGACGCTCAATGAGTTCCCCCCATTTCGAACCGCAGTGACAACGGGCTCCCGCTCGCTCCAGAGCTTAGTCGACTGCGTAAAGTTGCAACCCACCATCATC
- a CDS encoding NeuD/PglB/VioB family sugar acetyltransferase: MKLPIAIVGFGGHGRVVAAALEASGRQILAATTLTPSAVDSSATKILLLTDAELIERYAPDQIELILGIGGITPTCSESSKWKIVQDFQQRGFRFTGFRHPAAWVAPSAIVSPTAQIHAGAIVQPGAVVRNFAIVNTLVGVDHDCVIGEHCHLGPGTSLSGDVRVGDGSHLGTGCNVIQGIELGVGCFVAAGATVVRDVAAGEYVRGVPAKTFVPRVVTG, from the coding sequence ATGAAGCTTCCTATCGCAATTGTCGGGTTTGGCGGACATGGGCGGGTTGTTGCCGCGGCCTTAGAAGCCTCCGGTCGGCAAATCTTGGCTGCTACGACGCTCACCCCCTCGGCCGTCGATAGTTCAGCAACGAAGATCCTACTCTTAACAGACGCCGAGCTGATCGAACGCTATGCTCCCGACCAAATTGAATTGATTCTAGGAATCGGAGGGATTACCCCTACCTGTAGCGAAAGTAGCAAATGGAAAATCGTCCAGGATTTCCAGCAGCGCGGATTTCGATTCACAGGCTTTCGCCATCCAGCTGCCTGGGTCGCTCCAAGTGCTATAGTTTCACCAACGGCACAGATCCATGCCGGTGCAATCGTTCAGCCTGGCGCTGTTGTGCGGAATTTTGCAATTGTGAATACCCTGGTTGGCGTCGATCACGATTGTGTGATCGGCGAGCATTGCCATTTGGGCCCTGGCACATCACTATCGGGAGATGTCCGCGTCGGTGACGGAAGTCATTTAGGGACAGGCTGCAATGTCATCCAGGGAATCGAGCTGGGTGTTGGTTGTTTTGTGGCGGCCGGAGCGACCGTTGTTCGCGATGTAGCGGCCGGAGAATACGTACGTGGCGTGCCGGCGAAAACTTTCGTCCCACGCGTTGTGACAGGTTAG